TCTCAGTAGAAAAAGCCCTCTTCATTAATGGCGGGGGTGCTTTTCCAACATCAAACATCATTTCCAGCGGAGGATTATTAAGACAGCACCAGTCAGGTATGCGGCCTGTCTGGCTGTAATATTCTTTGGACACAGACCGGCTCCCAAGTATGTCCTGGAGTGCTCCAAAAATGGCTCCTAcattattggggggaaaaaaataatgttgcatTAATTTGATGTattgaatttttttccacttcttcccATTAAGAATCTCAACTATTCTTTTTCAGCTCTGTCCCAAAAATTAAAGGAATGAAAGGATCTAGGCACTCCTTTTCAGTAGCCCAGCTAGTCCCAGACTGCTTCAGTTTATGTCCCTTGAAAGTAACTGAAAATAGAGAATCATCTAGTCTCTGCTGAGAACAAAACTGGCTTAGCTGACCTGCTTCTTATGACAAAATTTCCTATAAGTTTTGACTTTTAAGCACTTCAAACAAACCACATCGTGTTGAAGGAAATTTACTCTCCTCAAAAAGTGTCACACAATACCCATAAGAAGTTTACGCAAGCTGTGAGAAGATTCAGACCACCGCAGCTGACTAGCACTGCCAGCGAAGAAAAGTATCAGAGAACTCGGTGCATATAAATCATTCTTGTTTTCTAATCCTAAAAGTAGActcaaaaggttttaaaactaaaattttgtaaacatttacatttcaaagCATATGGAACTAAAATCTACCTTTACAGTTAAAGTTAGTTCCTCATAGATACCAGAGGGGCTCAGCTTATTAACAGAAAGCTTAGAAAAGCATGAATTCTTATCAACCTCAGAACCTTCCTTGAAAGAGTTGCTAGCAACAGAAAGCCCTTCTTTTTCCCTAACAGCAGCCAAAATCCATTGCAGAATTGCTGTATTTGTTATTGGCACTTGCAAACAGCACAGGGAGTCAACAGCCTCCAGCCTCTCCATAGCTCACAGCTCCTCAGTGAGTAATTAAACCTGTTTTTTCAATAAGCAGATCTTCCTACATGCAGCAGGTCTCTGCTCTGCCTAATTACTTTACTGGTGCCACCATATGGCGGTAGCCCTGTACTGCACTTGAGTCAACACTACATCTTCCACATCTCTGTTTCAAATTGCCTGTCTCCTGTTTAAAGCTCCCATAGCCTGCAGTGCCATTCTGCCCACCAAATGTCCCTGAGGGAGCTTTACTCCACACAGCTTCTTCCAGGAGGGCATAACAATTCCACAGAGCTGAAATAGAGCTTGATTTCAGTAGTTCACCTCGTTTTTACTGCTATTTATTCATTACAAATCCCACTTGGGAgatttgtttttcactttgtaCCTTTGCTTAACGGTTGTTTTCATTCTTACCTCCCAGCCAGGCCACACAGTTGGGTTTGGCAGGTGGAGTGTGAATTCTGAAGGTTTTAGTGGCAAGTGCTTCTTTGTATTTTGGTTTCTCTATCAGGTATCTGATTTCAGCCATGAGCCTGTGAAGGAATCCTGGCAACATAGCCGTCCCACCAATAACTACCAAGTTCTCTGCCAACTGCTTCCTGGTGTCTATTGGACACTAATgcaaacaggaataaaaaaattttaactgAAGTTGCATGAACAAGCATTCAAAGGCCTGTCAGAAATTCACTCAGTCTTTCTATGCACTTCAACTGCTGTTTTCTTATGCTTAGCTGAAACATAACCAACacaattttttccccacactTCCCAAGAAAACCAGGCTTAAGGAACTGCCCAGTTCAGGCTTTTATGGGCACGCTGTGAGTCCCTGTAAAGCCTTTCAGCTGAGACAGGCCAAGACAACAGAGGACAGAAGTATCAGTGACAATAAAGCCCATGAGTTCTGGGAGAAGATGTGCCAGTGAGAGGTGAAGCCTCAACCAGTGCTCTCGGAGAGGGAAAACTGTTATATATGAGGCTGATTCTTTTTAGCTCCATGTGGGAGAAAGGTGCTGCAAAAGTCTCAGTGGCAGAAAAGGTTCCTGCTGGAGCTTGCCTTAGGCATCAGATAATCCACCCAGAAGACACAAAGGCATGAGAAGACCACGCTTTGTCACTTCTGCCCCTCATAAACAGATCTGTGCTATCCCTTTGAAAAAACTTCCAGAATGCTGGTCCTCTCGTCCAGAGGAAGTAACTGGACGCTATTTAAGACTTGTAAATTTAACATTTGTCTTTCCTCCTGCCAAAGAGTGATGCAAGGTAAATGCCTAGAGGTACAGAGGTGAGGGGTCCAGGCACAGATATTGCTAAACAATTTGTTTTCATAAGGAGTTCTAATTGAAACATTTGTCATGTCATCCAAGCCTATGGCTCTCCAACAAATTACGTCTCAGCAAGCTaatttaaatggcatcaataACTACAGAAAGTCAGCTTTAATAACATACATACACCCACCACATAATGAAAATTTCCATTTATAGTGGTtttctaatgcatttttttcctaaatataagAAATGAAGCATTTGTATATGCCAAGAAAATTTTCTGCAATAAATCTAATATACTGCCTGTAATACAGATgtccaaattaattttattctatcTTAGGTAAACCAGCAGTCTGCAGGACTCACAAAGGAGCGAAACAccttgaaaaaagaagaaacagaatacCTGTGTCATTTCAGTTTAAGCAGTGTAATTCCTACACTACCAAGCACTAGCTACTCCTCCATCATTACATATGTAGAGCCCCACACCGAAATAAAGGCAAGCTAGTTTATTACTTTTGCTGAGCCGTGAGCACCACGTTTCTTAGAAAACTGCCCTAGACACATTGCAGTATACCAAAGAGTAAGAAAAGAATCACAGAGTGGATGACACATGGTGACTTACTACCTCAGAGAAACTCATCATGTGGCAGAACCCTAGGAGTCATGCTGTGCTAAAAGCTTTCCACCAATTGCAACCTGCAGTCCAAGGGTGTTACTCTAGAATCATTCATAACAGCAGGTTCTCTAAGGCTGGAGGCATTCAATAAATTGCTTCTAATATAAAGATACCTGAATGAGTGAATCTAAGATCAAAGTGGCAACAGATGTCTCTTCATTATCCTGTTCAAACAGTATTTCGACAACAGAGTCTCTGTTGAAAAGACAGGAAATGAGTGTTAATGAGAAGCAATACTACACTATGAGCTAACACgaacagcagagctggaaataacTACAGACTTCCTGCTGACAACACTTCATCGCTACTTCTTCTATCACACAGTCCATGCACCAGGCGGTGCCAACGGGGAGGAGACAATGCCCCGTTCACTTCGCTAAACGTGTCTCATCATCATGCATTAATACTCCATATTTCTGCTTCCCCCATCCCTCCAATCTGTTTGCTCTCATCCTCAACTGTGAGCTCTCTAGAGAAGCTGACACCTCTTATTATGGGCTTGCACTGTGCCCAGCACAAAGCCATTATTTGAGAGACATTAAAAGCATATGCAAGTGTTTCATTAAAGTTCAATTTTACGAAAAGTTATGTGCTTTTACAGTTGAAAATATATCCTCCTATGGTATTTCTCACCTGATGGAGCCAACTACATGGAGAATCTTTTCTCCATCTAAAGGATAGTCCACGTCTGGAGGTGGTGAAGGACGCTAGAAATAAAAACATACGTGCATTATTTTAGAGGCCAAAAAAGCTACATCCAGGCCAAAAAGACTAGGATAAGCTTCATTCTCCACCCACCTCAGCACTGCCATCAATGTTGAACTTGGCTGCCTGGATTTTCAGTCCACGTTGGAGATCACTCACAAAACAAGTGCGGActtcataaaagaaacaaaaggagcaGAAGAGACACTTTGTTGGATCCTTTCATCAGTAATGAAGACaataattttgcttaatttaGACAAGAATACACACTTTAGGCCCTTGCTGGTCCAAGACATtatcaaataaatgcaaagaagaaCTGTCTCCACACTTCAGCAGAGTTCAGATGCTATCTAGACCACGATTTTAAAAGAAGCTGATATGGAAACTATGCTAGGACAGGCAAGATTTCTCTCTCAGACAAGCTACATAAGACTTAAAGATAGGTGGATGTTACTATTCATGACTTCAGTTACCACAAGGTGCCAGGGGTTCTGCTGTCAGCATTCTGCTGTCAAACACACCACTGCAGGTCTTGCACCATGGCTTCAAATAAGAGACTGCTCAGCAATGTTTTGCCTACTGCAACTCTTCAGCActccagaggatttttttttttctccaggcaaCACTGACAGAGCACAATTTCCTTTGTATCCTAGCTGTTAGTCTTATTATATACTTATTTATTTGTATCTGGCACAAATGAGTGTGTTCTTCATAAAGGGCTGTCACAAAGAAACAACCCTTCAATGCACAGGCAAGCATTATTTCAACCCTAGCATATATCTGGTTCCAAAAGACTGCATAAAACCCAGAGCTGACCAGAAAATTACATTCAAGTCCAGGAATTAGAAGAGCAACTTCCATTTGACAAAGCACCACCTGCATTTAAGTTATTTTGCATTTGACTGATGGATTTCTTGCTAATTTGGCCCAAGAGATATTGACTAGTTGCTATTTTCTACgattatatatgtttttaaatctGTTGCACATTAAATGTTACATAGGAATTAATCCAAGTTCTGCCCAAAGATAGACTCTATTTTTTCTGGTGCAAATCTAGTCCTTGACTCATCTTGCCTACCTGATTAACATGCCAAAATGTCTTTTatacatacttctttttttttttttttccaaaactgactTTAAGGTAAATTGAGCCTTCCTAGttaatttagaaacaaaattaaccTAAAACATTCTTATGTCATGATGTTAAGACTGCTTAAATGTTGCATTTGCAACCAAAACACATCTATGATAACAGGTTTGGAACATTAGATCTGCTAACTCTTTAAGTCCCATGTAGAGTTCACATTGTACATATTCATATGCAGCAAACAAAACGTCAGTAGTTAAAAAATGCAACATGAAGTTAACCTGATGTGGTGGTttaactaagtaccacacagctgctcgctcactcctcccccctgccccagtgggatggggaggagcatcggaaaaaaaaaccccaaaactcgtgggtagagataagaacagtttaataactggaataaaattattattaataataataataatagtagtagtaatgaaAAAGGAGacaatgaaaagagagagaagtaaaacccaagaaaagataagtgatgtgcaatgcaattgctcactgcctgctgcccactgcctagccagtccccaagcagcgatctgcccctccagccaactccccctggtttatgtactgagcatgacgtcctatggtatggaatatccctttggtgtcccagccaaaaccagtacacctgACCTGCTGATCACGAGATATGTACAAGAGTGTAATACCTTTTCTGTGCTAGTCTACCAAATGTACCTACGAGCTACACCTTAACAACACATAGGCTAAACCTGAATGAGGAGttcaaaatggttttggttttgctttcaaagaGGAAGAACACTGCAAGTTCTTCCAGTAGGTAAGAAATATGGTaaacagagaagataaaataaattcctaaatGTAAAGTATTGCACACTTGTTATTATCATACTCTACTGCACAACTTAATAAACTAGAGTCTCATGAAGCAGAAAATTTTACCTTTTATATCCTCTACTATGTCTTCTGGAACTgagcctgaaataaaaaaataacttagaACAAAAGCTTTTTAAGTAGAAAGGGAATTTAAGAATGATACTAAGTTTGATTTACATTTAGTACATTAAAGTTTCACTTTGACAGCAACTTTTAAAGATTTCTAAGGAGGAAAGAATattaagaacagaaataaaatgtttgtcttctctcaaaacagactgaaaaattaCTCAGAACTCTTATCTCAGCCTTCATTCAAACCTGCTGCTATGAGTGGCTTATCATAAAAATAATATACTTgttaaatacagagaaagaaatcaCAAAGGTAGATCACAAAAGATGCGGTGAATACTAAACGCATTTTATTCACTCTTAGTATTAATCCACTTTCCCTAGTGCAAGTTCACAGCACATATGCTACATCAAACACACCTTACCCATCACAGATGGAAGGCTTTGTCCTTTGGCTAATCCTGTATCAACTGTGCACTGCTCCAACAACTGATATTCCAGCTCCCTAAAACATTGCACATGGAGTTAGTTAAAGATGGCTATTAATTCAGGCTGATTCTCTACATTATGCTTAAGGGACAGCATTTCTTCCCTTCAGTTACATTTGTCTAAATATAAACTAGATGCAGATATAATTTCCACAGCTTTTACTACATCAACAAAAGCCAAACAGTGGTAACTTTAAAAATCGGATGCTGTCACAGCAACAGTTGATTTAAGTGATGTTCAACAGGAATCTTTGCTCATTAGTCAGATGAACTTTCACAAATCATTGGTAACCTGGAACATATAACTCTGAACTTACTTGTGGATAGCCTTTCCTCCCAGAGGAAGAGAACCCCAGCAGCTCAGAATTGGAATTCCCTCATATATCTATATGAAGATCaggaaattctcctttttttgttatgAGTTTTCAGTCTGCTGGAATTGTACTGGAACTAAATGCTTCTTCCCCTCAACAATCTCTTGCATTAGCTATTGGAAACactttttaactgcttttctcCAAAACTAATTTCTAGTACATAAAGCCTGAAGTTATGAACCACCCTTCCCAAGTTTCAAAGGAACACAGCATTAGCATGTCACCTGTGAAGAGATTCCCCAAGTCATGGTATCTTACAGTCAAAAGCCAGACTGGCTGATCTGTTCCTATCACTTTTTAGCACACTTGAAATCTATAAAAATACCACCTCATCATGACAGCCTTCTTGCTGAGAATCTTGTTTGTGTATTATTAAAGGATACAGGCAGCACCAAGCTTTCTCTATATCCACAGTCTAGCACCATGGCAGAATTGATCCCAAGTGTCAAGAGAGACATTAGATGACTTGGAGCAAACAAAACTGAAGGTACCTACATGGAAACCAAAAGAACAATTGACAGAAGGgggcaaaaagaaacaaaccagccAAAGTACTGATGCTTTTCCCAAATgtcatattaaaagcaaaactcagaCAACTGTATCTTGAGGTATCCATTTTTAACTTAGTTTTTACAGTAGTGTAGTAATGAACAAAATACAAGAGGATTCTGAATTCTGTGTTCATCTTATTTGTGGTACATATCAGTTATCTCAGTAATAATGAATCTTGGAATGGGCTTGTAAGAAAAGCAAGTGTTAACTATAGAACTCTTCTTAAGTCATAGATCAGGTTTCCGATtgtcactgaaaagaaattaaagaaactaAAACACAGCTACTTGAAATTTTGTATAAAGTCTTGAAGATGTGAACAAAGGTGCCAGAAAACCCATAAAAGTGTGCCTTTCTCTCCG
This region of Accipiter gentilis chromosome 25, bAccGen1.1, whole genome shotgun sequence genomic DNA includes:
- the ACTR10 gene encoding actin-related protein 10, with protein sequence MPLYEGLGSGGEKTAVVIDLGEAFTKCGFAGETGPRCIIPSEIKKPDIAKPIKVVQCNINTEELYSYLKEFIHMLYFRHLLVNPRDRRVVIIESVLCPTHFRDTLTRVLFKHFEVPSVLFAPSHLMSLLTLGINSAMVLDCGYRESLVLPIYEGIPILSCWGSLPLGGKAIHKELEYQLLEQCTVDTGLAKGQSLPSVMGSVPEDIVEDIKVRTCFVSDLQRGLKIQAAKFNIDGSAERPSPPPDVDYPLDGEKILHVVGSIRDSVVEILFEQDNEETSVATLILDSLIQCPIDTRKQLAENLVVIGGTAMLPGFLHRLMAEIRYLIEKPKYKEALATKTFRIHTPPAKPNCVAWLGGAIFGALQDILGSRSVSKEYYSQTGRIPDWCCLNNPPLEMMFDVGKAPPPLMKRAFSTEK